The Eubacteriaceae bacterium Marseille-Q4139 genome has a window encoding:
- a CDS encoding aldo/keto reductase: protein MTELDQVKLILGTGLSSSKDYIEFKSIVQSCICNGINAFDTAPSYGTESLLGKVISDLEQEKIVSRSECWVQTKIDPWQMQEKSGDVSEYLSHSGKNLGVSYFDAVLIHWPIPEYLENTLHSLECAKNNGLIRNIGVCNVRKRHIDELLAHDHKVDIVQIERHPLRTCDEDVEYFKSKNITVQAYSPLCKMNPKIRNNTALKSLEDKYNRNIGQIIMRWHISTGVIPVFTTKKVSRIQEYSNLLNFDLEPEDISLINLINENYKMYLESWLCPGY from the coding sequence ATGACTGAATTAGATCAAGTTAAACTGATCCTTGGAACAGGTTTGTCGTCGAGTAAGGATTACATTGAATTTAAAAGTATCGTTCAAAGCTGCATTTGCAATGGGATTAACGCTTTTGATACGGCACCAAGTTATGGAACAGAAAGTCTATTAGGAAAGGTTATATCCGACTTAGAACAGGAAAAAATTGTAAGCCGATCAGAATGCTGGGTACAGACAAAGATTGATCCTTGGCAGATGCAAGAGAAAAGCGGGGATGTTAGCGAATATTTAAGTCACAGTGGTAAAAATCTTGGAGTAAGTTATTTTGACGCGGTTTTGATACATTGGCCGATTCCGGAGTATTTGGAAAATACTCTGCATAGTCTTGAATGTGCAAAGAACAATGGATTGATAAGGAATATTGGTGTGTGTAATGTTAGAAAGCGCCATATCGATGAATTACTTGCACATGATCATAAGGTTGATATTGTTCAAATTGAGCGACATCCGCTAAGAACTTGTGATGAAGATGTTGAATACTTTAAGTCTAAAAACATCACTGTACAAGCATATTCCCCATTGTGCAAGATGAATCCAAAGATTCGCAACAATACGGCACTTAAATCGTTGGAGGATAAATATAATCGTAATATTGGACAAATTATTATGCGCTGGCATATAAGTACAGGAGTGATTCCGGTGTTTACGACTAAAAAGGTGTCAAGGATACAGGAATACAGTAACTTGTTGAATTTTGATTTAGAGCCAGAGGATATTTCTCTGATTAATTTAATCAATGAAAACTATAAAATGTATTTGGAGTCGTGGTTATGTCCAGGTTATTAA